Proteins encoded within one genomic window of Xylophilus sp. GOD-11R:
- a CDS encoding ABC transporter ATP-binding protein — protein MQDTLTEPPFVDFRDVWLAYNEELLRANHFAVESIDLQVRRGEFIAIVGPSGCGKSTFMKLTTGLRMPSMGKILIDGQPVTGPLKISGMAFQASSLLPWRTTMENVLLPLEIVEPYRSSFKQKKKEYEERARKLLQKVGLSGYEDKFPWQLSGGMQQRASICRALIHEPKMLLLDEPFGALDAFTREELWCILRDLHAEQGFNVILVTHDLRESVFLADSVYVMSKSPGRFVNKREIDFPRPRPLELTYTKEFTDIVLELRSHIGAIRTPVGGATAVPQ, from the coding sequence ATGCAAGACACGCTCACCGAACCTCCCTTCGTCGATTTCCGCGACGTCTGGCTCGCCTACAACGAGGAGTTGCTCCGCGCGAACCACTTCGCGGTGGAGAGCATCGACCTGCAGGTCAGGCGGGGCGAGTTCATCGCCATCGTCGGGCCGTCGGGTTGCGGCAAGTCGACGTTCATGAAGCTCACGACCGGGCTGCGCATGCCCTCGATGGGCAAGATCCTGATCGACGGGCAACCGGTGACCGGGCCGCTCAAGATCTCGGGCATGGCCTTCCAGGCCTCTTCGCTCCTGCCCTGGCGCACCACCATGGAAAACGTGCTGCTGCCGCTGGAGATCGTGGAGCCCTACCGCTCCAGCTTCAAGCAGAAGAAGAAGGAATACGAGGAACGCGCCCGCAAGCTGCTGCAGAAGGTGGGGCTTTCCGGCTACGAGGACAAGTTCCCCTGGCAGCTCTCCGGCGGCATGCAGCAGCGCGCCAGCATCTGCCGCGCACTGATTCACGAGCCCAAGATGCTGCTGCTCGACGAGCCCTTCGGCGCGCTCGACGCCTTCACCCGCGAGGAACTGTGGTGCATCCTGCGCGACCTGCACGCCGAGCAGGGCTTCAACGTGATCCTGGTGACCCACGACCTGCGCGAGAGCGTGTTCCTGGCCGACTCGGTGTATGTGATGAGCAAGAGCCCCGGACGCTTCGTGAACAAGCGCGAGATCGACTTTCCGCGCCCGCGTCCGCTGGAGCTGACCTACACCAAGGAATTCACCGACATCGTGCTCGAACTGCGCAGCCACATCGGCGCCATCCGCACGCCCGTCGGCGGCGCCACCGCCGTCCCCCAATAA
- a CDS encoding DUF72 domain-containing protein, translated as MTLLAGSASWTDPTLLTPGLFYPLDVHTAEQRLRFYASRFPMVEVDSTFYGLPHAGNAQLWAERTPPGFVFDIKAFRAFTGHDVPLSALPRELRSQVGTRDTVHWRDMPAEVRQELWWRMRTALHPLQAAGKLGAVLFQFAPSVRPGAEVETHLEHCVDMMAGATVAFEFRHRSWFEGPQARRTLAMLRQLEVVNVVVDAPQGDFSNSVPAVWEATHPELAIVRLHGRNVSAWNSASGASSGRFNYVYNDTELRAMLPAIRRLEEQSGQVHATFNTNYRDQGQANARKLLTLWYGAGTTAPADPFDLSDLH; from the coding sequence ATGACCCTGCTCGCCGGTTCCGCCTCCTGGACCGACCCCACCCTGCTCACGCCGGGGCTCTTCTATCCGCTCGACGTGCACACCGCCGAGCAGCGGCTGCGCTTCTACGCCTCGCGGTTTCCGATGGTGGAGGTCGACTCCACTTTCTACGGCCTGCCCCACGCCGGCAACGCGCAGCTGTGGGCCGAGCGCACGCCGCCGGGCTTCGTGTTCGACATCAAGGCGTTTCGAGCCTTCACCGGCCACGACGTGCCGTTGTCGGCCCTGCCGCGCGAGCTGCGCTCGCAGGTCGGCACCCGCGACACGGTGCACTGGCGCGACATGCCAGCCGAGGTGCGGCAGGAGCTGTGGTGGCGCATGCGCACCGCGCTGCATCCCCTGCAGGCGGCGGGCAAGCTCGGCGCGGTGCTGTTCCAGTTCGCGCCCTCGGTGCGGCCGGGCGCGGAGGTGGAGACGCATCTGGAGCATTGCGTGGACATGATGGCCGGCGCTACCGTGGCCTTCGAGTTTCGCCACCGCAGCTGGTTCGAGGGGCCGCAGGCGCGGCGCACGCTGGCGATGTTGCGGCAGCTGGAAGTGGTCAACGTGGTGGTCGACGCGCCGCAGGGCGACTTTTCCAACAGCGTGCCGGCGGTGTGGGAGGCGACGCATCCCGAGCTCGCCATCGTGCGGCTGCACGGGCGCAACGTGTCGGCCTGGAACAGCGCATCGGGCGCGTCGTCGGGCCGCTTCAACTACGTCTACAACGACACCGAACTGCGCGCCATGCTGCCGGCGATCCGGCGGCTCGAAGAGCAGTCCGGCCAGGTGCACGCCACCTTCAACACCAACTACCGTGACCAGGGCCAGGCCAACGCACGCAAGCTGCTGACGCTCTGGTATGGCGCCGGCACGACGGCGCCGGCCGACCCCTTCGACCTATCGGACCTGCATTAG
- a CDS encoding glucose 1-dehydrogenase encodes MARFSGKSVLITGSSSGIGAACARRMASEGADVVVNGRKESEATVALVKELQAMGRRAVFIAADVTTAASATTLVEQAIEALGGLDVLVNNAGVERRSDFWETTEEDYDLVMNTNVKGMFFCTQAFVKHRKAAGKPGAVVNMSSVHEDLPFPHFATYCASKGAVRMLTRDLAGELAKLGIRINNVAPGAIATPINQHLLDSPELLRPLEKKIPLGRLGQPDEVAALTAFLASDEAAYVTGSTFFVDGGLMVSYTEQ; translated from the coding sequence ATGGCACGTTTTTCCGGCAAGTCCGTCCTCATTACCGGCAGCAGCTCGGGCATAGGCGCGGCCTGCGCCCGACGCATGGCTAGCGAAGGCGCGGATGTCGTGGTGAACGGCCGCAAGGAAAGCGAGGCGACGGTCGCGCTGGTGAAGGAACTGCAGGCGATGGGCCGGCGCGCTGTCTTCATCGCCGCCGACGTCACCACCGCCGCATCGGCCACCACGCTGGTCGAGCAGGCCATAGAGGCGCTCGGCGGACTCGACGTGCTGGTCAACAACGCCGGCGTGGAGCGCCGCAGCGACTTCTGGGAAACCACCGAGGAAGACTACGACCTGGTGATGAACACCAACGTCAAGGGCATGTTCTTCTGCACCCAGGCTTTCGTGAAGCACCGCAAGGCCGCCGGCAAGCCAGGCGCGGTGGTCAACATGAGTTCGGTCCACGAAGACCTGCCCTTCCCGCATTTCGCCACCTACTGCGCGAGCAAGGGCGCCGTGCGCATGCTCACCCGCGACCTGGCCGGCGAGTTGGCGAAGCTGGGCATTCGCATCAACAACGTGGCGCCCGGCGCCATCGCCACGCCGATCAACCAGCATCTGCTCGACTCGCCCGAGCTGCTGCGGCCGCTGGAGAAAAAAATACCGCTTGGCCGGCTGGGTCAGCCCGACGAGGTCGCCGCGCTCACCGCGTTTCTCGCCAGCGACGAAGCCGCTTATGTGACCGGCAGCACCTTCTTCGTCGACGGTGGACTGATGGTGAGCTATACCGAGCAATAG
- a CDS encoding aromatic ring-hydroxylating dioxygenase subunit alpha: protein MLQTAHPVLRRFWYPLMPVARLDAGPQPFTLLNTEIVVWRSADGSLGAVRDRCCHRSAKLSRGYVEGNCITCAYHGWAYGADGQVMRIPQAAPEQQGKPTGLSIDSYHVAERYGHVWVALEDPLSPIPELPEANDASLRRLDQFCEVWQCASMRVMENSFDTSHIAFTHRHSFGDITDVVQEALHFEETEQGFDVAERSHRAMNRTGAAEALRVEGEMTQRTQTAQWFMPFSRRLAIRYPSGLQCTFFTGATPIDDKSCMLVQFCFRSDTEEEVSFEAATAYDRIIVDEDRVILESMEYDVPLVPTREEEIAMRSDRPGLTIRRRMRELLAAHGETESRLRPELQIAVAR, encoded by the coding sequence ATGCTTCAGACCGCCCACCCCGTACTGCGCCGCTTCTGGTACCCGCTGATGCCGGTCGCCCGCCTCGACGCCGGCCCGCAGCCCTTCACCCTGCTCAACACCGAAATCGTCGTCTGGCGTTCCGCCGACGGCAGTCTGGGCGCCGTGCGCGACCGCTGCTGCCACCGCTCGGCCAAGCTCTCGCGCGGCTATGTCGAGGGCAACTGCATCACCTGCGCCTACCACGGCTGGGCCTACGGCGCCGATGGCCAGGTGATGCGCATCCCGCAGGCCGCGCCCGAGCAGCAGGGCAAGCCCACCGGCCTGTCGATCGACTCCTACCACGTGGCCGAGCGCTACGGCCATGTCTGGGTGGCGCTGGAAGATCCGCTCTCGCCCATCCCCGAACTGCCGGAAGCCAATGACGCCAGCCTGCGCCGGCTCGACCAGTTCTGCGAGGTCTGGCAGTGCGCCTCGATGCGGGTCATGGAGAACTCGTTCGACACCTCGCACATCGCCTTCACCCATCGCCATTCGTTCGGCGACATCACCGACGTGGTGCAGGAGGCGCTGCATTTCGAGGAGACCGAACAGGGCTTCGACGTGGCCGAGCGCAGCCACCGCGCCATGAACCGTACCGGCGCGGCCGAAGCCCTGCGGGTGGAAGGCGAGATGACCCAGCGCACCCAGACGGCGCAGTGGTTCATGCCCTTCTCGCGCCGCCTGGCGATCCGCTACCCATCGGGCCTGCAGTGCACCTTCTTCACCGGCGCCACGCCGATCGACGACAAGAGCTGCATGCTGGTGCAGTTCTGCTTTCGCAGCGACACCGAGGAAGAGGTCAGCTTCGAGGCCGCCACCGCCTACGACCGGATCATCGTGGACGAGGACCGGGTGATCCTGGAAAGCATGGAATACGACGTTCCGCTGGTGCCCACCCGCGAGGAAGAGATCGCCATGCGCTCCGACCGGCCCGGCCTCACCATCCGCCGCCGCATGCGCGAGCTGCTCGCCGCCCATGGCGAGACCGAAAGCCGTCTGCGCCCCGAGTTGCAGATCGCCGTCGCGCGATAA
- a CDS encoding DUF2272 domain-containing protein — MHRRTRARLAALLAGLMVCAAQAAEVDALCADTARQPSRDPRVAALVASARAEHAGFGRQEIDSAGRLIRSGYGEAEFDRDADDTEPAWRKVQRYWQAWSADEPGQVRDSGSRWQRIALLRESVRSVSTARLSTFGGEGIGLGLSARETDALDTSLTRAALVDNPWSAVFISYLMRAAGFGPNEFRFSDAHADYARAGFATRRAEADAATGAGAYRACDLATTPPRPGDLVCNTRARAAFVDTFGALEQALRSGRSLPMHCEVVVQVDTAGLSMQAIGGNVLQSVTLRHLALQPQADAALPPLLSPAYRERAAAPDASFNDQPWVLLMQVR, encoded by the coding sequence GTGCATCGCCGAACCCGCGCGCGCCTGGCGGCCCTGCTCGCCGGGCTCATGGTCTGCGCGGCACAGGCGGCCGAGGTGGACGCCCTCTGCGCCGACACCGCCCGCCAGCCGTCGCGCGACCCGCGCGTCGCCGCCCTCGTCGCCTCGGCTCGCGCCGAACACGCCGGCTTCGGACGCCAGGAAATCGACAGCGCCGGCCGCCTGATCCGCTCCGGCTACGGTGAAGCCGAGTTCGACCGCGACGCCGACGACACCGAGCCCGCCTGGCGCAAGGTGCAGCGCTACTGGCAGGCCTGGTCGGCCGACGAACCCGGCCAGGTGCGCGACAGCGGCAGCCGCTGGCAGCGCATCGCCCTGCTGCGCGAATCGGTGCGCTCCGTCAGCACTGCCCGGCTGTCCACCTTCGGCGGCGAAGGCATCGGCCTGGGATTGAGCGCACGCGAAACGGACGCGCTCGACACTTCCCTTACCCGCGCCGCCCTGGTCGACAACCCATGGTCGGCAGTCTTCATCAGCTACCTGATGCGCGCGGCCGGCTTCGGCCCCAACGAGTTCAGGTTTTCCGACGCCCACGCCGACTACGCCCGCGCTGGCTTCGCCACCCGACGAGCCGAAGCCGATGCCGCCACCGGTGCCGGCGCCTACCGGGCCTGCGACCTCGCCACCACGCCGCCCCGGCCCGGCGACCTGGTCTGCAACACCCGCGCACGCGCCGCCTTCGTCGACACCTTCGGCGCGCTCGAACAGGCGCTGCGCAGCGGCCGTTCGCTGCCGATGCATTGCGAGGTGGTGGTCCAGGTCGATACGGCAGGCTTGTCGATGCAGGCCATCGGCGGCAACGTGCTGCAGTCGGTCACGCTGCGCCATCTGGCGCTGCAGCCGCAGGCCGACGCGGCCCTGCCGCCGCTGCTGTCGCCCGCCTACCGCGAACGCGCCGCCGCGCCCGACGCGAGCTTCAACGACCAGCCCTGGGTGCTGCTAATGCAGGTCCGATAG
- a CDS encoding ABC transporter substrate-binding protein, protein MKRKINLALAASACVLGAWLPQVAQAKEKIVFLTGWTAQADYGGFYQAVAEGLYDKYGVTVELREGGPGINASQLLAAKAVDFALVQSNDAVVNLRRAGAPVTAVAAFAQKNQQTLITHKGNGIASLADMKGKPVMISTGSATTFWPWLRAKYGFSDTQIRKFAFSLAPFLSDPTAIQQGFVTSTEYLAAQQKAETTSFLLADYGYASYGVLLVVPEEWIKTKPAAVQAFVDATAEGWQRFLYGNPEPAMALIKQRDPQMTDGLLKFARERLLSMNIVADATTAKLGIGAMSDQRWADHMNVLVQEGVFPAGTDTKGAYTLQFVNRGPSPR, encoded by the coding sequence TTGAAACGCAAGATCAATCTTGCCCTGGCGGCGTCTGCCTGCGTGTTGGGAGCCTGGCTTCCCCAGGTGGCACAAGCCAAGGAAAAGATCGTGTTTCTCACGGGCTGGACAGCCCAGGCCGACTACGGCGGCTTCTACCAGGCCGTAGCCGAGGGCCTCTACGACAAGTACGGCGTCACCGTCGAACTGCGTGAGGGCGGCCCCGGTATCAATGCTTCCCAACTGCTCGCGGCCAAGGCGGTCGACTTCGCCCTGGTGCAGTCGAACGACGCGGTGGTCAACCTGCGCCGTGCCGGTGCACCGGTGACCGCGGTGGCCGCCTTCGCGCAGAAGAACCAGCAGACACTCATCACGCACAAGGGCAACGGCATCGCCTCGCTGGCCGACATGAAGGGCAAGCCCGTCATGATCTCCACCGGGTCGGCCACCACCTTCTGGCCGTGGCTGCGCGCCAAGTACGGCTTCAGCGATACGCAGATCCGCAAGTTCGCCTTCAGCCTGGCGCCCTTCCTGTCGGACCCCACGGCCATCCAGCAGGGCTTCGTCACCTCCACGGAATACCTGGCCGCGCAACAGAAGGCCGAGACCACCTCGTTCCTGCTGGCCGACTACGGCTATGCCAGCTACGGCGTGCTGCTGGTGGTGCCGGAGGAGTGGATCAAGACCAAGCCCGCCGCCGTGCAGGCTTTCGTCGACGCCACGGCCGAGGGCTGGCAGCGCTTTCTCTACGGCAACCCGGAGCCCGCGATGGCGCTGATCAAGCAGCGCGATCCGCAGATGACCGACGGGCTGCTGAAGTTCGCGCGGGAGCGTCTGCTGTCGATGAACATCGTCGCCGACGCCACCACCGCCAAGCTGGGCATCGGTGCCATGTCGGACCAGCGCTGGGCCGACCACATGAACGTGCTGGTGCAGGAGGGCGTGTTCCCCGCCGGCACCGACACCAAGGGCGCCTACACGCTGCAGTTCGTCAACCGCGGGCCCTCGCCCAGGTAA
- a CDS encoding nucleoside deaminase, with amino-acid sequence MTPAQIEAALLRANAVALRAMAMGRHPFGALLLAPDGETVLAEQGNIDTVNHAESTLARQAASSWPGAYLARCTLVTTFEPCAMCAGSIYWAGIGRVVYGAEETTLLALTGDHPENPTLALPCRDVFASGQRPVEVIGPVPALVDTMAAPHRDFWR; translated from the coding sequence ATGACACCTGCGCAGATTGAAGCGGCCCTGCTGCGCGCCAACGCGGTCGCGCTGCGCGCGATGGCCATGGGCCGCCACCCGTTCGGCGCGCTGCTGCTGGCGCCGGACGGCGAGACGGTGCTGGCCGAGCAGGGCAACATCGACACGGTCAACCATGCCGAGTCGACGCTCGCGCGGCAGGCTGCGTCGAGCTGGCCCGGCGCCTATCTGGCGCGCTGCACCCTGGTCACCACCTTCGAGCCCTGCGCCATGTGCGCGGGCAGCATCTACTGGGCCGGCATCGGCCGTGTGGTGTACGGCGCGGAAGAAACCACCCTGCTCGCGCTCACCGGCGACCACCCCGAGAACCCCACGCTCGCCCTGCCCTGCCGCGACGTTTTCGCCAGCGGCCAGCGTCCGGTCGAGGTGATCGGCCCGGTGCCGGCGCTGGTCGACACCATGGCTGCACCGCACCGCGACTTCTGGCGTTGA
- a CDS encoding ABC transporter substrate-binding protein, whose translation MQKRSFLASLLATALTAFGTAPALAQPVTPVKFQLDWRFEGPAALFLVPVAKGYFKQAGLDVTVDAGNGSGGTVTRVASGSYDMGFADMASLMEFHANNPDAPNKPVAVMMVYNNTPASVMALKKSGITKPADLAGKKLGAPVFDAGRRAYPIFSAANKIGPVTWTAMDPPLRETMLVRGDIDAITGFTFTSLLNLEARGVKAADVVVLQYPDFGVKLYGNAIIVNPKFLKEKPEAVKAFLKAFALGMKDVLANPAASIETVKARDGIVNSELETRRLKLAIDTVINSADARSEGFGQVVPGRLSLMASQVSDAFATKTRVNPETVWSSAYLPAAADLAILKK comes from the coding sequence ATGCAAAAACGCAGTTTCCTCGCATCCCTCCTGGCCACCGCGCTCACCGCGTTCGGCACCGCACCGGCCCTGGCGCAGCCCGTGACGCCGGTGAAATTCCAGCTCGACTGGCGCTTCGAGGGCCCGGCGGCGCTGTTCCTGGTGCCGGTCGCCAAAGGCTACTTCAAGCAGGCAGGCCTGGACGTGACGGTGGACGCCGGCAACGGCTCCGGCGGCACGGTCACGCGCGTGGCCTCGGGCAGCTACGACATGGGCTTTGCCGACATGGCCTCGCTGATGGAGTTTCACGCCAACAACCCCGACGCACCGAACAAGCCGGTCGCGGTGATGATGGTCTACAACAACACGCCGGCTTCGGTGATGGCGTTGAAAAAGTCCGGTATCACCAAGCCCGCCGACCTGGCCGGCAAGAAGCTCGGCGCGCCGGTGTTCGACGCTGGCCGCCGCGCCTACCCCATCTTCTCGGCGGCCAACAAGATCGGCCCGGTGACCTGGACCGCCATGGATCCACCGCTGCGCGAAACCATGCTGGTGCGCGGCGACATCGACGCGATCACCGGCTTCACCTTCACCTCGCTGCTCAACCTGGAAGCGCGCGGCGTGAAGGCGGCCGACGTGGTGGTGCTGCAATACCCCGATTTCGGCGTGAAGCTCTACGGCAACGCGATCATCGTGAACCCCAAGTTCCTCAAGGAAAAGCCGGAAGCCGTCAAAGCCTTCCTAAAGGCCTTCGCCTTGGGCATGAAGGACGTGCTGGCCAACCCGGCCGCCTCCATCGAGACGGTCAAGGCGCGCGACGGCATCGTCAACAGCGAACTGGAAACCCGTCGTCTGAAGCTGGCGATCGACACCGTCATCAACAGCGCCGACGCGCGCTCGGAAGGTTTCGGCCAGGTCGTGCCGGGCCGCCTGTCGCTGATGGCCTCGCAGGTGTCGGACGCGTTCGCGACCAAGACGCGGGTCAACCCGGAAACGGTGTGGAGCTCGGCCTACCTGCCGGCGGCGGCGGACCTGGCCATCTTGAAGAAGTAG
- a CDS encoding DUF2844 domain-containing protein: MDLPTRLSFQRRTIGLLALAAGLLPSLAFATLGGTETSIETDRVAMSATAGANNAGVGYTVRSFTLPSTTVVREYLSSSTGLVFGVAWEGPAMPDLKQLLGEKHFDSIDSSARSRNREGRRGPMELRPTGDSSGLVFDSTGHMRAFAGRAYLTPQLPNGVDTDAIR, encoded by the coding sequence ATGGACCTCCCGACCCGCCTTTCGTTTCAACGCCGGACGATCGGCCTGCTGGCCCTCGCGGCCGGCCTGCTTCCCTCGCTGGCCTTCGCCACGCTCGGCGGCACCGAAACCTCCATCGAAACCGACCGCGTCGCCATGAGCGCCACCGCAGGCGCCAACAACGCCGGCGTGGGCTATACCGTGCGCAGCTTCACCCTGCCCTCGACGACCGTGGTGCGCGAATACCTGTCGTCGTCTACCGGCCTGGTCTTCGGTGTGGCCTGGGAAGGCCCGGCCATGCCCGACCTGAAGCAACTGCTCGGCGAAAAGCATTTCGACTCGATCGACAGCAGCGCCCGCAGCCGCAACCGTGAAGGACGTCGCGGCCCGATGGAGCTGCGCCCCACGGGCGACTCGTCCGGCCTGGTCTTCGATTCCACCGGCCACATGCGCGCTTTCGCCGGCCGCGCCTATCTCACCCCGCAACTGCCTAACGGAGTCGACACCGATGCGATCCGCTGA
- a CDS encoding ABC transporter permease — MKLNNKQMERWSPWLLLVVVLALWQIVCSAFEVSEFIFPSPARIWSQLVEFKAIIAGHAWRTFWVTMVGFGIAIVVGVLLGFVIGSSRLAYAAVYPLMTAFNALPKAAFVPILVVWFGIGVGPAILTAFLISFFPIMVNIATGLATLEPELEDVLRVLGAKRWDVLMKVGLPRSMPYFYGSLKVAITLAFVGTTVSEMTAANEGIGYLLISAGSSMQMGLAFAGLLVVGAMAMAMYELFSVIEKRTTAWAHRGSSGH, encoded by the coding sequence ATGAAGCTCAACAACAAACAGATGGAACGCTGGTCGCCCTGGCTGCTGCTGGTGGTGGTGCTGGCGCTCTGGCAGATCGTCTGCAGCGCCTTCGAAGTCTCCGAGTTCATCTTCCCCAGCCCGGCACGCATCTGGTCGCAGCTGGTGGAGTTCAAGGCGATCATCGCCGGCCACGCCTGGCGCACCTTCTGGGTGACGATGGTGGGCTTCGGCATCGCCATCGTGGTGGGCGTGCTGCTGGGTTTCGTCATCGGCAGTTCGCGCCTGGCCTATGCCGCCGTCTACCCGCTGATGACCGCCTTCAACGCCCTGCCCAAGGCAGCCTTCGTGCCGATCCTGGTGGTGTGGTTCGGCATCGGCGTCGGCCCGGCGATCCTTACCGCCTTCCTGATCAGCTTCTTTCCGATCATGGTCAACATCGCCACCGGCCTGGCCACGCTGGAGCCCGAACTCGAAGACGTGCTGCGGGTGCTGGGTGCCAAGCGCTGGGACGTGCTGATGAAGGTCGGCCTGCCGCGCTCCATGCCCTACTTCTACGGCTCGCTCAAGGTGGCGATCACGCTGGCCTTCGTCGGCACCACGGTGTCGGAGATGACCGCCGCCAACGAGGGCATCGGCTACCTGCTGATCTCCGCCGGCTCCTCCATGCAGATGGGCCTGGCCTTCGCCGGCCTGCTGGTGGTGGGCGCGATGGCGATGGCGATGTACGAGCTGTTCAGCGTGATCGAGAAGCGCACGACCGCCTGGGCGCACCGCGGCTCGTCCGGCCACTGA
- a CDS encoding DUF3443 domain-containing protein, with amino-acid sequence MRSADPTALFSLARLRAGGLALSAALTLALAACGGGGGSDSSSGGGGGSGGGVTASNVVPLVVDSGPPGVSSRIANLPYATVTVCPPGSSSNCRTIDHVLVDTGSTGLRLLASALGTPGNFPLQANTAGAPYAECATFISGYTWGSVRTADVTLGGLTASALPIQVIADPAYPTVPAACSATGSSQNNVADLGANGILGISQFVQDCGAACVNSPIAAAYYACTSGASCTPATAPLTQQITHPIAMMATDNNGSMIQFPAVSASGQVTVAGSLVLGIGTRSNNAVGSAVAYGLDRNTGYLSSAYNGRTYSRTAFDSGSNFYFFSDTSIPRCTGSSSSFYCPASTLTLSAAISGTNGVNGTVSFRIANASQMFTSSNSTAVLPDVGGTIGSTTGFLWGLPFYYGRSVFTAVIDRSTPLGNGPYVAF; translated from the coding sequence ATGCGATCCGCTGACCCCACCGCCCTGTTCTCGCTCGCCCGACTGCGCGCCGGTGGCCTGGCGCTTTCCGCTGCTCTGACCCTGGCGCTCGCGGCCTGCGGCGGCGGAGGCGGCTCCGACAGCTCCAGCGGCGGCGGCGGTGGAAGCGGCGGTGGTGTCACGGCCAGCAACGTGGTGCCGCTGGTGGTCGACAGCGGCCCCCCGGGCGTCTCCAGCCGCATCGCCAACCTGCCCTACGCCACCGTCACCGTCTGCCCGCCGGGCTCCAGCAGCAACTGCCGCACCATCGACCACGTGCTGGTCGACACCGGCTCGACCGGGCTGCGCCTGCTGGCTTCGGCGCTGGGCACGCCGGGCAACTTTCCGCTGCAGGCCAATACCGCCGGCGCCCCGTATGCCGAGTGCGCCACCTTCATCAGCGGCTACACCTGGGGCTCGGTGCGCACCGCCGACGTCACCCTCGGCGGCCTGACCGCGTCCGCGCTGCCGATCCAGGTGATCGCCGACCCGGCCTACCCCACCGTGCCCGCCGCCTGCTCGGCCACGGGCAGCTCGCAGAACAACGTGGCCGACCTGGGCGCCAACGGCATCCTGGGCATCAGTCAGTTCGTGCAGGACTGCGGCGCCGCCTGCGTCAACTCTCCGATCGCCGCCGCCTACTACGCCTGCACCAGCGGCGCGTCGTGCACCCCGGCCACCGCGCCGCTGACGCAGCAGATCACCCACCCCATCGCCATGATGGCCACCGACAACAACGGCTCGATGATCCAGTTCCCGGCGGTTTCGGCCAGCGGCCAGGTCACCGTGGCGGGCTCGCTGGTGCTGGGCATCGGCACGCGTTCCAACAACGCCGTCGGCTCGGCCGTGGCCTACGGGCTCGACCGCAACACCGGCTACCTGAGCTCGGCCTACAACGGCCGCACCTACAGCCGCACCGCCTTCGACAGCGGCTCCAACTTCTACTTCTTCAGCGACACCAGCATCCCCCGCTGCACCGGCAGCAGCAGCAGCTTCTACTGCCCCGCCTCCACGCTGACGCTGTCGGCCGCCATCAGCGGCACCAACGGCGTCAACGGCACGGTGAGCTTCCGCATCGCCAACGCATCGCAGATGTTCACCAGCTCCAACAGCACCGCGGTGCTGCCGGACGTGGGCGGCACCATCGGCTCGACCACCGGCTTCCTCTGGGGCCTGCCCTTCTATTACGGCCGCAGCGTGTTCACCGCCGTGATCGACCGCAGCACCCCGCTGGGCAACGGGCCGTACGTCGCCTTCTAG